taatcgcacacggaagtgaggccgtcttgtcgtttctcaacgacaccgatggtctggaaggagagggtgaagaagcagactacggtgatcgaacaatggaggaggaaggacatgatcatgatggctccggtgacccaatgccggtgcaagaaggacaccgtgatgacggctccggtgaccgaacggagtctggccaggtatatatattaattaagcatgtgctaACTATagctagctaattgatgcattaattgtttttggtatgtacacatatattaatgaactctcgtctttcttcttttttctagccctccggatcgagcacaacttcggtaaagagacgaggcccgaagaaaaagttgcgctcggatgtaAGGTTTGAGATCATAGAAATCACGCGCGATGGCatgccgattgaacccatccggacaaaggaagtatttgctgctcagtgcagggttcttgttagggacaagatcccgatcagcgtCTACCAATGGTTAAAGCCGGCTAAAGAAGACCCTGAGGTACCAGTGTCTTATGTCtccgatatgcagaaagatgatctttggaccgagCTAAAGGccaatttcaccctaccgccagaggaggatccggagaagccagttaaagagcaattgatcaagtctaatgctcttaagaagatggcagaactattcaggaggtggaagaatgagctgaaaaattttgtcgacaaagaagagacaccagaattcatcggcggtatgagaagatcagagatcactggcccgcatttgtggcccacaagacaccGGACAAGAGTAAGATGATGTCAGTGACAAaaaagaagaatgctgcgaagaagaagcttcaccatcgcacggggtcaggtggctacctcaaagcccggccgttgtgggccaaggctgagaatgacctgcttgataaaggggttGAACCAGAGACATTCAGGTGGCCAGACCGTTGctggacttggttcttcggggctggcggaaccttggaccctgtatcagggaagtgcgtttggacggacgagcaaatgagaataccagtcacgaggcttcaggagtatatcgatgcagcccagaaagggacgttcgttccaaacagagagaacgacgagctcacaatggccctcgggaatcctgagcaccctggacggacacgaggcacgccaggctccgttccgtggaaggctgggtttccggacgcaggcggttacaaatgccaggacaggaggaagaaagtggagcatacccaactacaggcgctgcacgcaagggtactagcgatagaggaacgagaagcaaaTCGCAGCAAACGACCTGCCAAAGcttcccccgaagctaccccgccatctcagcggagaagcgacgtggcttccaccgagctgcttcagcaggagcctgtcttcacggctcctgctagctaccccgtggatgctatcacggagtctcaacattgccaccttatgacgcaatggcagaacttcaaagtcaaggcggttgttggctctgttttacctattGAACCTGgccaacctaccactgccggccgattccagaaggatatgctagggtgatggtggatcaaataacggacggatttgaggacctccagcttgaccaccctatgggtgaaggggagactcggctaggttcttctctgaagactccatgcctatggcggaaggagctcatcaacctgcCGAACTGGACGtccgcctcctccggcgagtcagggcactccgcctcctcctccggcgagtgatcagggcactcagcctccttctccggcgcgtggcagcactccgcctccttctccgcctgcgccggcgcgcccgagcagccagcctcctccttctccgcctcgccagcaagggtggaagagacccgccgccgctccggctgctccggagcgtcgtagtccttctcctctgcctcgtaagcaagcacgaaagaagatagccacagccgctccgtctgctccggcctctagcagtacagccagaggcgggaggcaatacagatttggTCCTTCTTGAAGGAATTGTTTTGAGAGCGCGGACTTTCAAGAGCAGCAGTGATAAGTGGGGCGGCAACACAGGCGGATTTCATCTTTGGTGGTACCCCTCGGGTGCCTAGTCGTGACTTTCAGGGTGAAAATTTAAGATCTGGCCTTCATTGGTTGTGCCCGGCGATTGCCTTGTTGAAGGAATTGTTTTGAGAGCGCGGACTTTTCTCTAGGGTGAAAACCTAAGATCTTGGATCGAGCAACGACGACGCGTGTGCACTgtttccttcttggaggcgtTGCTTTTGGAGACCTTTTGAATTGTTTTGCCATGGCATCATCTTGATACTCCCTCCGCCCGGAATAActttgtcgcagaaatggataaaaatagatgcatctaaaactaaaatacgtctagatacatccattttcctgacaagtatttccggatggaggcAGCATTTGTCTAGATTCGAATGTATGTAGACATGATTTAGTGTTAGGTACATTTGTATCTAGATAAATTTATAAGACAACCAATTTGAGAGGAAGGTAATACTTCGCTTTGTCAGGGGAAAAAATTGTACAAAGGCACAAACATTTTTGACCTGGTTGAAAATCGGTTTCATATTTTTGTTGTTAAAACGAGTCTACAATTCACGTGAAGCAGCCTCTCTGTCTTGTATACCAAGAAAACGGAAGGGGATCGGGAGGATGAGTGTCCTCTGTCTTGTACTACTACCTGTCTTGCGCGCCAAGAAAGGAAAGCAGCAGCCGCCCACATGCGGAGCATCGCCGCAGCCGATCAGCggctcacacacacacaccaactAATCATGACCCCCATTAATCCGCTGCCCAACCTGTTAACCACAACGAAGAACAGAATTAATACCCCTAACCGCCAACCCAGCGGATTCGAAACCGCCAGCCAGCCGAGCCGCTTCCCGCCCGGCCGCCGGGGCCCACGCGTCAGAGCGCCCGCCCCGCTCGGTAGCTTCGCCCGCCCACCCGCACCCACCTACCGGTCCGCGGCGGGCGGCGCCCCCTATAAACATCGACGCGGCCGCCGCGTTGGCCCCTCCCCCCAATTCCCCACCCCCATTCCCCACCTTCCTCCGCCGGGTAGCTCCTCCGCCAGATTCCGCccgccggcgaggaggagcgaGCCCCCAAtcccccatccccatcccccaccaATCTCCCATCCGATTTCGCCAGGCCTGGATTCTCCGCCCCGGCTCTGATTGCTCCGCTTCGGTTCGCACGAATTCGAGAGGGCACGTTTTCGTCGGGAGGGATGATGCTGGTGGCCAAGGAGTTCGGCGCCCTCTCGCCCCCGGGGGCGGTGGCGGCGCAGCGGAGGTGGGCCCCGCCGTCGACGGCGAGGGTGTCGCCGCGCGGGGGGTCGCCGGTGGGGGACCTGTGGCTGCGGACGCGGGGAGGCGGGGACGGGCCCGGCGGGAGCCAGCACGGGAGCCACGAGAGCGACATGGACCTGGCCATGCTCGTCAGCGACTTcctcgagggcggcggcggcggcgggggcggcgactcGCGCGGCAGCAGCGACGGCGAGCCCGGCGGCCTCCACGACCTCGCCCACCTCGCCGACAAGATCTCGGTACGTTCGTCGCGCCTGGACGACGCCTTACCCCCGTTCCCCGTCTCCTCTGCTCCGTTCGTGTGGATTTTACGTTTTGGTTTGGGGCCGAGGTAAATTTCCCCCAAAATTGTGCCCAATTCATTAACTGGGCCGGTAGGTTAGGTCGCTGGCAGCGACCCTATGAAACTGCCCAATTATTAGGGCTTCCTAATCCCAACCTCTGATCACTACTCGTTGGAGGAACATTTCTGGAATCGCGTATATACAGCGGTTGCTTCCAAATGAATTTGTCCTTACTAGCGCAATTTTGGTAGCGGTTGCTTCCAAGTGAATTGTCGTTGCTATGACGTTGCTGCCCTGTTTTGCTTTGCCCTGAATTTTATCTCTAACCACAGCTCATGGTAACATCAACGACAAATTCGATATGGCTGGCATGTTTGATCCGATTTGACTCCATGGCCACAGTACAAAAGAATGAATTTACCATTATAGAGAGCCCTCCCAAATGAATTTGTCGTTACTAGCACATTTTTGGTAGCAGTTGCTTCCAAGTGAATTTTCGTTAGTATCTATGGCTGCCCTGTTTTGTTTTGCCCTGAATTTACTATGTAACCACAGCTCATGATAACATCGACGACAAATTTTGATATGCCCGGCATGTTTGATCCGATTTGACTCCATGACCACGGTGCTAAACAAAAATCTACAATGACCTTGCTGGGCTTGCAGCTGTAATTTTGATTACACAGCAGTACAATTTAGTTGTCTCTCAAGTTTTGATTGCACATCAGTACAATTTTGTCCCACCTATCATGATTCTACAGACCATTTTTATGCTTTAGCCCTATTGGTCAGGGATGAAATAAAGCATCAGCGTGGGCACCAGTTGTTCCCCTGCTGTAATCATGAGCTAGCCGATTTGTAATCAACCATGCCATGTGCGTCCTTATCAAGCCTGGTTCAGAGAAGGCACTGGGCTATCTTTTTTGCTCATTCATTAGTCTTGCCTAAAATAATAATTGGATAACTTAACTTAGTACTGTATATGTGTTGTTGTATCCCGAGGCTGACCTTTTGCGCATCCATTTTAGATGTACAAGCAAGCTGGAGACGAGAAGGAAAACGAGCTGCTCTCCGTGGTTCACTCGCTGCTGTTCTCGATCCACGAGACAGAGCTCCAGGATTTCGTAAGAGGTCAATGTACTGGCAGCTGCATCCGTCATCTGCTCGTGAAGCTCCTGAGGTACTCGGGATACGACGCGGCCGTCTGCGTGTCCAAATGGCAGGGGTTCGACAAGATACCTGGAGGTAATATAACCACCAGACCAAGGCTTAGCTACTTATGCTGTTCGATTTTCTCTAGAAATTGAGCTGTGTGGCTGAGCTGTTTGTTGTTTTGCCAATCAGGTGATCATGAGTACATTGATGTCATAATAGACAATGACCTGACAGGTCCAGAGCGTCTGATCATCGACATCGACTTCAGGAGCCACTTTGAAATAGCCAGAGCAGTCGATCCTTACGGCACCCTGCTGGACTCGCTTCCAGTGGTCTATGTCGGCACCCTTCCCAGGCTGAAGCAGTTCCTGAACGTGATGGTCGACGCGGCGAAATGGTCCCTGAAGCAGAACTCCATGCCCCTGCCGCCCTGGAGATCCCTGTCCTACCTCCAAATGAAGTGGCACTCCAAGTACGAGAGGAAAGGCTTGCACTCTGAGCAGCAAGAGTTCCAGGGCGCATCCCCGAGCCGCGCACTGTGCTTCGGGCATCTGAAGCGGCTGAAATCCTCACTGCGGCTGGAACTCGAGACCGGAAGGTTGCTCATGATGCCGGTCATGCAGGCCGGCACGAAGAGGACGGCAATGTACGAGAGGCGGCGTAGGCGCTCCCTGCTCAGCTTCTGATGCTTCTTGGATG
The Aegilops tauschii subsp. strangulata cultivar AL8/78 chromosome 3, Aet v6.0, whole genome shotgun sequence genome window above contains:
- the LOC109766776 gene encoding uncharacterized protein, producing the protein MMLVAKEFGALSPPGAVAAQRRWAPPSTARVSPRGGSPVGDLWLRTRGGGDGPGGSQHGSHESDMDLAMLVSDFLEGGGGGGGGDSRGSSDGEPGGLHDLAHLADKISMYKQAGDEKENELLSVVHSLLFSIHETELQDFVRGQCTGSCIRHLLVKLLRYSGYDAAVCVSKWQGFDKIPGGDHEYIDVIIDNDLTGPERLIIDIDFRSHFEIARAVDPYGTLLDSLPVVYVGTLPRLKQFLNVMVDAAKWSLKQNSMPLPPWRSLSYLQMKWHSKYERKGLHSEQQEFQGASPSRALCFGHLKRLKSSLRLELETGRLLMMPVMQAGTKRTAMYERRRRRSLLSF